The genomic stretch GACCCGCCGACGAGTCAGGCATCAAGAAGGGCGACCGAATCACGGTAATCGATGGCGTGCCGACGTCAAAGTTATTGCTGCCGGCCGCGAGAGACCGGATGCGCAAGCTGGCGCCGGGAACGAAAGTTACAGTGAAGATCAAGTCCGGGCAGACAAGCCGAGAGGTAATCCTGGTACTTCGTGATTTAGTTTAGGTCGCACTTATTGTGCGGCCTCTATCTGGGGTGTGCCCAAATCCAGGATCTTCTTCCGCAACCCCTCGACCCAGCCGACCTGAAATTCAGGATGAACTGTCCGGGCTGAATGCAACGCGCGCTCGTATGCTGAGCGGGCTTCCTCATTGCGGTTCAGCGCGATCAGTACATCGCCCAGAACGGCATCCGACTCTACAGCATTCGGTGACAGTTCCACCGCACTTTGAGCTTCGACCAGAGCTTGTTCAGGATCGCCTTGGGCCAGCAAGTCCCATGCTTTCTGCCGATGCCCAATGGACGCAGCGGCTGGGATCTCGAAGTGTCCGTCAAAGACGAAAACACCGTTCTGAATTACGCTGGTCGGCTTGATCGTCTTGAACTGCTCGTAAGGATTCAGTTCGCCGGGGCCGAACTCGAATCCAGAAAGATTCGCGGCGCTGATCAGAATGGTGCCGTCAATCATCGCAGGTGTGTCGTAGAACTTTTCGTTTACCCACATGGCATCGGGCGTAGGCAACGGCTTGCACGGGATTCCGTAATAGCTGGTGTCGATAACGCCTTCGGCAAAATACACGAACCAGCATTGCTTGATGCCGCGAGCGTCCAGGTACCGCTTGGTGGCTTTGAGTTGATGCGCCCAATCGCTGTTGGAATCGCTCAGCAGCCACCATGCGTTCTTTTGTCCGCCCCACGCTTCATTGACATACGAAATGTAACTATCGGGGAATGCTCGCAGTGAAGTCACAACCTGGAACAAGATAAGCGCGGCGAACACGTAAGCCCAGCGACGATGCAGCTTTACCAGCGTCACGGCTGCGCCTCCGATCAGGACGCCGAGGAATGCATAAATTGGCAGGATGTGCCGTACGCCAATATTCATTGGGGAACTCATCGCCACCGCGAGGTACAGCACGACCGGAACGGTGAGAAAGAGGATCTCCCGCCAGCGTGTGAGTTTCCGGCTGGCGATGGCCCATATCGCGATCGCCACCAGAATCAGGAATGCCAGGGTGGACTTTATGACGATGGCGGCAGGGAAGTAAAACCACACGCCATGCGGATACGTTTTGCCAAGCACGAAGCTTCGATAGAAGTCGCCGGTCATGCGCACATCAGCCAACCCATACAGATACGACTCCGGCAGCAAGTGGAACCGGGCCATCGTCGTCAGTACCTTTGCTTCATTCGGACGCGAAAGCTGGGCGATGTATTGCGCCGAGGGCGGGTTTAGTTGCAGTCCCGCGGGGCGGGCGGCGTACCGGAATCCATAGAACGCCCACAGAATCGCAAGCGCCACGACGGCAACTATCGCGAGTGCACCAACGTAATAAAGGACTCCCAGTCGCCGTTCTTCGGTCTCGGAAGCTGAACCCTTGCGGCTCAAGAAGTAGTCGCAGATCGCAAGAACCAGAAGGATCGGAAACACCAGTACGCCGGTGTGCTTGGCCGAGAGCGCGACTCCGGCAACCAATCCGACCAGCACCAATCGCCATATCGAAGGACGCTTCACGTACCGGTAAAACGTATAGACGCTCGCAAAGAGGAAGCAGGTCAGCGCGGTGTCGGTGGTAACGAAGGCTCCATGTGCCACTTGATTTGGATTGAAGACGAGCAGTCCCAGCGCGACGAAACCCGCCACGGTGCCGAACATCTCGCGCCCAGCGAGAAAGACGAAGAGCGCAAGCAACAGCGTGAACGTGGCGACGGCCATCCGGGCCCGCAAGAGCATGGCATCGGCATCGTTTTTGAAGAGAAAGTCTTTGCCGCCGAGAAAGGCTTCGTGCTTGAACTCGCGGTTCTGCAACGCGGGACGCTGAAGCTGCATGTTAAGAATGGGGAAGGCGGCCACCATCTTCACCATCGGCGGATGCTCGGGGTTCAGCCCAAAGTCGCCGGTCTTCCAGGACATGTATCCGGCGTAGAGGTGGTCCTGCTCATCCCACGAGCAGGAACTAGCGCGAACGAAGGACACAACCTGAACAAGAAGAATGGCTAGAAGCCCGATAACCCCAAGCAGGACAGCACGGCGTCGGAATTGGCTCACGTTGAGGACCTTTGGATGTGATTCGCTCCCGCCGATTAGAGCACACGCCTACGTATAGCTGAGAGGATTGACGTCACATTGCTTTGGCTAACCCTGGCGCGAACGCCAATGGGCTTCGGCGCTTATAGATGTAGCCGGCGATGAAAAGGTCGAACGTCACGCAGAAGACGCCATAGGCGAGTGGGATAGCGGTTAACTGTCCCGCCTCACCTGCGGCGTACACACCGTGCGCGTGAAGTTCGTGGATAAGGTCCCAAATACCATGAAAGACATAGCCGGCAACTAGCGCGTAGGGCAGTCGTAGGCCAACCAGTCCTAACACGACAAACACCAATACCGCGATGGTTTCAGCCCGCCAAGCTGTGTCGGCTCCGAAGTAGGCGGCGAAGGCGAGATAAAGTGCAGCGATCATCCAAAGCAACAAGCCGTAGAAAATCCGCTCGGCTTTCGGAGAGAACCTTCTCGTCAGCGTGATCGATCCGATCGCGGCCAGTACACCAAGCACCACATAAAGAACGACGATTACAACGAAACCCACTATGCGCAGTTCCAAATGCTCACCCTCTGCACGGTAGGCGCTATGGCCAGTTGCATCTTCAGCCGCGTCGTGCCGCATCAATCGTGGCGACGTCGATCTTGCTCATTTTCATCATGGCATCGAAGGCGCGTTTTGCCTCAGCGCCGCCGGCGGCCATCGCCTCGGTGAGGGTGCGTGGAGTGAACTGCCACGAGAGGCCCCAGCGATCCTTGCACCAACCGCAAGCGCTTTCCTGGCCGCCGTTGCCGACGACCGCATTCCAATAGCGGTCCGTTTCTTCCTGATCTTCGGTTGCGATCTGGAACGAGAACGCCTCGCTGTGCTTGAAGATCGGGCCGCCATTCAGGCCGAGGCAGGGAATTCCGAACACGCTAAATTCCACCGTAAGCACATCTCCGGCCTTGCCGCTTGGGTGATCGGAAGGCGCCTTGTGGACGGCGGTCACTTCGCTGTTCGGAAACGTGGCGGCATAGAACCGCGCGGCATCAAGCGCGTCCTTGTTAAACCACAAGCAGATGGTGTTCTTTGGCTTCATCTACGAGAGTCTCCTTTTGCTATCTGAGCGAGCCGCTAGCAGAACAGTAT from Terriglobales bacterium encodes the following:
- a CDS encoding glycosyltransferase family 39 protein, whose translation is MSQFRRRAVLLGVIGLLAILLVQVVSFVRASSCSWDEQDHLYAGYMSWKTGDFGLNPEHPPMVKMVAAFPILNMQLQRPALQNREFKHEAFLGGKDFLFKNDADAMLLRARMAVATFTLLLALFVFLAGREMFGTVAGFVALGLLVFNPNQVAHGAFVTTDTALTCFLFASVYTFYRYVKRPSIWRLVLVGLVAGVALSAKHTGVLVFPILLVLAICDYFLSRKGSASETEERRLGVLYYVGALAIVAVVALAILWAFYGFRYAARPAGLQLNPPSAQYIAQLSRPNEAKVLTTMARFHLLPESYLYGLADVRMTGDFYRSFVLGKTYPHGVWFYFPAAIVIKSTLAFLILVAIAIWAIASRKLTRWREILFLTVPVVLYLAVAMSSPMNIGVRHILPIYAFLGVLIGGAAVTLVKLHRRWAYVFAALILFQVVTSLRAFPDSYISYVNEAWGGQKNAWWLLSDSNSDWAHQLKATKRYLDARGIKQCWFVYFAEGVIDTSYYGIPCKPLPTPDAMWVNEKFYDTPAMIDGTILISAANLSGFEFGPGELNPYEQFKTIKPTSVIQNGVFVFDGHFEIPAAASIGHRQKAWDLLAQGDPEQALVEAQSAVELSPNAVESDAVLGDVLIALNRNEEARSAYERALHSARTVHPEFQVGWVEGLRKKILDLGTPQIEAAQ
- a CDS encoding DUF6010 family protein is translated as MELRIVGFVVIVVLYVVLGVLAAIGSITLTRRFSPKAERIFYGLLLWMIAALYLAFAAYFGADTAWRAETIAVLVFVVLGLVGLRLPYALVAGYVFHGIWDLIHELHAHGVYAAGEAGQLTAIPLAYGVFCVTFDLFIAGYIYKRRSPLAFAPGLAKAM
- a CDS encoding VOC family protein, whose amino-acid sequence is MKPKNTICLWFNKDALDAARFYAATFPNSEVTAVHKAPSDHPSGKAGDVLTVEFSVFGIPCLGLNGGPIFKHSEAFSFQIATEDQEETDRYWNAVVGNGGQESACGWCKDRWGLSWQFTPRTLTEAMAAGGAEAKRAFDAMMKMSKIDVATIDAARRG